TCCACGTTGAACTTGATGTTTGGAGAGTAACTGCCGTCAGATATGATCTGGTTGATAAGCTGTGACATGTGGCATGTCTGCATCTCGAGGCGAGTCGACTTTCCGTACTCTAGGACGTCGTCCACCTGGTGGGACATCCTCTCTATTGCTCGGTGCAGCTTGCCGTAATACATGAGTTTTTCCTCGATTCTGATCTTTTGCTTGTTTTCCATCAGCTCAATTACGTTCTTTATGGTGGACAGCGGATTTTTGAGGTCGTGTGCCATCCTTGACGCAAGCTCGCCGATTAGTGCAAGCTTTTGAGACTTTAGCAGCTGATCCGTTTTTTCGCTCACCTGTCTTTCAAGCTCGTCTCTTTGTATCTCGAGCTCCTTTTCCTTGAGGACCACTTTTTCCAGATTCCTCCTCAGGTCCGCCGCAAGTCGTGTGTTGTCTGCCTTTTGTTTTTCTAAGTCCTGGTTCTTCCTTTCCAACTCCTCGTTTCTAAGGCTCAGCGTGGTGGCAAGACTCTGGAGAAAATCTATCTTATCTTTTAGTTGAGTGTTGACATTCATTACATCTGCAAATTTTGAGCTTGACTGCGCAGCAAGCTCACGCAGCTGGTTTCCACGCTCCTCAAGCTCCGTCTTTGCCTGGTCAAGCTCGCTTATTGCATCCCCTGCAAGTCCTGAGAATTTTTCAAAATCGCTTGGTTGCTTGAGCATGTATTTGTCAGATGATCTTTTCCCATAAACGGTATTATCTTGTGTTTGTAATATTCAAACGAACAAATTTCATCAGAATATCTTAAAGACGGAAAACAGAATGTCGCCGTAAATCAGCTGCAGGACAAAGCCTGCAGTTATGAATATCATGTACGGCACGCCTGGCGTAATCCACGTGTCCTTTCTGTCGCAAAATGCGGTGTTTTCGGCATGCTGCAAGGACAGGTTTAGCTTTTTCTGCTTGCCTCTGCTGCGCTCAATTGAAAAGCCAAACTTGGGGTTTGCGGCTCTGTACCCGATAAACATGGCTGCAATCTTTCTCGACGTGGTCTCCTCAAACCCGTCAAAGATCTTCCTTCCTGAGGCAATCAGTATGGTATTTCTGGTCACATTTACGAGCATCGGGGCTATTGAGAGGACCACCGCGTTTGTCAGTGCCGTAAAGGGTGTAATCGTGCCCTCGAACATTGTCATGTTTGGGGCAAGCACTGCAAGCGCGATTAGCGCAAATGCATCGGCTCCGCCAAACAGACCCACGCGCCAGATTATGAGCACAATCGGGGCCACTATTAGCGATATTCCGACATTTAGCATCTCCTCGCCAATGTCTGCTGAGAACGCCACAAGTATTGCGCCAATTGCACCAAAGACTATCCAGATTATGTCGCTTATCTCGCGGTTTTTGATGTCAGATGCCGTCGCGATGCTGAGCATGGCAAGTGAGAGGATGATCCTAATCTCGTTTAGAGGTACGTCAATCATGGCTGTAATCTTGATTTTTTTTGGAATTTATTTAATGTCGAGCTTGAATATTCCATGTAAACATTGAATCGGTATCTCATTTCATTATCTTTTTCATCGGCTCTACCGTCTTTGAGCGCTTCCACAAGTGTTCACACAAACTGTACATGTTCTCCACCATTTCAAGCGAGTTGCTATCAAGAACCGAGTCGTTGTCGTCGTTCATGTCCATCGTCTCGTTGATTCCACCGGACATTATCAGGTGTTTTCCGTTCTCGACTACCATTCTGCTCTTTGATGGAAGCTTGCCGATTCTGATTTCCGAGGCACCGAGCTT
Above is a window of Candidatus Nitrosotenuis cloacae DNA encoding:
- a CDS encoding sensor histidine kinase, which codes for MLKQPSDFEKFSGLAGDAISELDQAKTELEERGNQLRELAAQSSSKFADVMNVNTQLKDKIDFLQSLATTLSLRNEELERKNQDLEKQKADNTRLAADLRRNLEKVVLKEKELEIQRDELERQVSEKTDQLLKSQKLALIGELASRMAHDLKNPLSTIKNVIELMENKQKIRIEEKLMYYGKLHRAIERMSHQVDDVLEYGKSTRLEMQTCHMSQLINQIISDGSYSPNIKFNVEKIDVKANVDARKIEAVFTNLFVNAAQAMGDNGTINVRIMDNGANLMVAVEDTGPGIPDEIMSNIFDPLFTTKQTGTGLGLSICKKIVEQHGGSITAKNDPTTFIIRLPKNF
- a CDS encoding A24 family peptidase C-terminal domain-containing protein; the encoded protein is MIDVPLNEIRIILSLAMLSIATASDIKNREISDIIWIVFGAIGAILVAFSADIGEEMLNVGISLIVAPIVLIIWRVGLFGGADAFALIALAVLAPNMTMFEGTITPFTALTNAVVLSIAPMLVNVTRNTILIASGRKIFDGFEETTSRKIAAMFIGYRAANPKFGFSIERSRGKQKKLNLSLQHAENTAFCDRKDTWITPGVPYMIFITAGFVLQLIYGDILFSVFKIF